One window of the Phycodurus eques isolate BA_2022a chromosome 7, UOR_Pequ_1.1, whole genome shotgun sequence genome contains the following:
- the LOC133404699 gene encoding porphobilinogen deaminase-like isoform X1, protein MEEGLFKYIRIGDGKISRVIRIGTRKSQLARIQTDSVAEKLKELHPDIILEIVAMSTIGDKILDTALSKIGEKSLFTKELETALEKNMVDLVVHSLKDLPTTLPPGFTIAAVLKRENPHDAVVLHPKNVGKTLAMLPDKSVIGTSSLRRAAQLKRRFPHLEFKDIRGNLNTRLKKLDEKEDFAAIILAAAGLRRMGWENRISQILEPEDCMYAVGQGALAVEVRAKDTDILEMLSVLNDTDTVLRCISERAFLRHLEGGCSVPVAVHTEVKDSQLYLTGAVYSLDGSDFLKNTMQTSIAPREKCQQDVDEQVQRVGVTAVKICSDAQGSAERLGVDLANLLLSKGAKEILTVARQLNDAR, encoded by the exons ATGGAGGAAGGACTGTTCAAGTATATCAGG ATTGGGGATGGAAAAATCAGTCGTGTCATCCGGATCGGAACCCGCAAGAGTCAG TTGGCTCGCATACAGACTGACAGCGTTGCAGAAAAACTTAAAGAGCTGCACCCTGACATCATTTTGGAAATTG TGGCCATGTCAACAATTGGGGACAAAATCCTCGACACAGCTTTATCGAAA ATTGGGGAGAAGAGTTTGTTCACCAAAGAGTTGGAAACTGCTTTGGAGAAGAATAT GGTGGATCTGGTCGTCCATTCACTGAAGGACCTTCCCACCACGCTGCCTCCAGGATTCACAATCGCAGCTGTGCTCAA gagAGAGAACCCCCATGATGCTGTAGTACTACATCCGAAGAATGTAGGGAAAACGTTGGCGATGCTTCCAGACAAAAG TGTGATAGGCACCAGTTCACTGCGTCGTGCTGCTCAGTTGAAGAGAAGATTCCCCCACTTGGAGTTTAAAGATATC CGTGGAAACTTGAACACCAGACTGAAGAAACTGGACGAGAAGGAAGACTTTGCAGCCATCATCCTTGCTGCAGCAGGTCTAAGGAGAATGGGCTGGGAAAACCGAATCAGCCAG ATTCTGGAGCCAGAGGATTGCATGTATGCTGTTGGACAG GGCGCTCTGGCCGTGGAGGTTCGAGCCAAAGATACTGACATCCTGGAGATGTTGTCTGTGCTGAATGACACCGACACTGTACTGCGCTGCATATCCGAGAGAGCCTTCCTCAGGCACCTG GAGGGAGGGTGCAGCGTTCCCGTGGCTGTGCACACAGAGGTCAAAGACTCTCAG CTTTACTTGACAGGTGCCGTGTACAGCTTGGATGGTTCGGATTTTCTGAAGAACACCATGCAGACGAGCATCGCTCCTCGTGAGAAG TGCCAGCAGGACGTGGACGAGCAGGTCCAGCGTGTGGGGGTCACAGCCGTCAAGATCTGCAGTGACGCTCAGGGCAGTGCCGAGCGTCTGGGGGTGGACCTGGCCAACTTGCTCCTGAGCAAAGGAGCCAAGGAGATCCTGACCGTGGCCAGACAGCTCAATGATGCCAGATAA
- the LOC133404699 gene encoding porphobilinogen deaminase-like isoform X2, which yields MTQEANAAIGDGKISRVIRIGTRKSQLARIQTDSVAEKLKELHPDIILEIVAMSTIGDKILDTALSKIGEKSLFTKELETALEKNMVDLVVHSLKDLPTTLPPGFTIAAVLKRENPHDAVVLHPKNVGKTLAMLPDKSVIGTSSLRRAAQLKRRFPHLEFKDIRGNLNTRLKKLDEKEDFAAIILAAAGLRRMGWENRISQILEPEDCMYAVGQGALAVEVRAKDTDILEMLSVLNDTDTVLRCISERAFLRHLEGGCSVPVAVHTEVKDSQLYLTGAVYSLDGSDFLKNTMQTSIAPREKCQQDVDEQVQRVGVTAVKICSDAQGSAERLGVDLANLLLSKGAKEILTVARQLNDAR from the exons ATGACGCAGGAGGCAAATGCTGCG ATTGGGGATGGAAAAATCAGTCGTGTCATCCGGATCGGAACCCGCAAGAGTCAG TTGGCTCGCATACAGACTGACAGCGTTGCAGAAAAACTTAAAGAGCTGCACCCTGACATCATTTTGGAAATTG TGGCCATGTCAACAATTGGGGACAAAATCCTCGACACAGCTTTATCGAAA ATTGGGGAGAAGAGTTTGTTCACCAAAGAGTTGGAAACTGCTTTGGAGAAGAATAT GGTGGATCTGGTCGTCCATTCACTGAAGGACCTTCCCACCACGCTGCCTCCAGGATTCACAATCGCAGCTGTGCTCAA gagAGAGAACCCCCATGATGCTGTAGTACTACATCCGAAGAATGTAGGGAAAACGTTGGCGATGCTTCCAGACAAAAG TGTGATAGGCACCAGTTCACTGCGTCGTGCTGCTCAGTTGAAGAGAAGATTCCCCCACTTGGAGTTTAAAGATATC CGTGGAAACTTGAACACCAGACTGAAGAAACTGGACGAGAAGGAAGACTTTGCAGCCATCATCCTTGCTGCAGCAGGTCTAAGGAGAATGGGCTGGGAAAACCGAATCAGCCAG ATTCTGGAGCCAGAGGATTGCATGTATGCTGTTGGACAG GGCGCTCTGGCCGTGGAGGTTCGAGCCAAAGATACTGACATCCTGGAGATGTTGTCTGTGCTGAATGACACCGACACTGTACTGCGCTGCATATCCGAGAGAGCCTTCCTCAGGCACCTG GAGGGAGGGTGCAGCGTTCCCGTGGCTGTGCACACAGAGGTCAAAGACTCTCAG CTTTACTTGACAGGTGCCGTGTACAGCTTGGATGGTTCGGATTTTCTGAAGAACACCATGCAGACGAGCATCGCTCCTCGTGAGAAG TGCCAGCAGGACGTGGACGAGCAGGTCCAGCGTGTGGGGGTCACAGCCGTCAAGATCTGCAGTGACGCTCAGGGCAGTGCCGAGCGTCTGGGGGTGGACCTGGCCAACTTGCTCCTGAGCAAAGGAGCCAAGGAGATCCTGACCGTGGCCAGACAGCTCAATGATGCCAGATAA
- the LOC133404699 gene encoding porphobilinogen deaminase-like isoform X4, with protein MSTIGDKILDTALSKIGEKSLFTKELETALEKNMVDLVVHSLKDLPTTLPPGFTIAAVLKRENPHDAVVLHPKNVGKTLAMLPDKSVIGTSSLRRAAQLKRRFPHLEFKDIRGNLNTRLKKLDEKEDFAAIILAAAGLRRMGWENRISQILEPEDCMYAVGQGALAVEVRAKDTDILEMLSVLNDTDTVLRCISERAFLRHLEGGCSVPVAVHTEVKDSQLYLTGAVYSLDGSDFLKNTMQTSIAPREKCQQDVDEQVQRVGVTAVKICSDAQGSAERLGVDLANLLLSKGAKEILTVARQLNDAR; from the exons ATGTCAACAATTGGGGACAAAATCCTCGACACAGCTTTATCGAAA ATTGGGGAGAAGAGTTTGTTCACCAAAGAGTTGGAAACTGCTTTGGAGAAGAATAT GGTGGATCTGGTCGTCCATTCACTGAAGGACCTTCCCACCACGCTGCCTCCAGGATTCACAATCGCAGCTGTGCTCAA gagAGAGAACCCCCATGATGCTGTAGTACTACATCCGAAGAATGTAGGGAAAACGTTGGCGATGCTTCCAGACAAAAG TGTGATAGGCACCAGTTCACTGCGTCGTGCTGCTCAGTTGAAGAGAAGATTCCCCCACTTGGAGTTTAAAGATATC CGTGGAAACTTGAACACCAGACTGAAGAAACTGGACGAGAAGGAAGACTTTGCAGCCATCATCCTTGCTGCAGCAGGTCTAAGGAGAATGGGCTGGGAAAACCGAATCAGCCAG ATTCTGGAGCCAGAGGATTGCATGTATGCTGTTGGACAG GGCGCTCTGGCCGTGGAGGTTCGAGCCAAAGATACTGACATCCTGGAGATGTTGTCTGTGCTGAATGACACCGACACTGTACTGCGCTGCATATCCGAGAGAGCCTTCCTCAGGCACCTG GAGGGAGGGTGCAGCGTTCCCGTGGCTGTGCACACAGAGGTCAAAGACTCTCAG CTTTACTTGACAGGTGCCGTGTACAGCTTGGATGGTTCGGATTTTCTGAAGAACACCATGCAGACGAGCATCGCTCCTCGTGAGAAG TGCCAGCAGGACGTGGACGAGCAGGTCCAGCGTGTGGGGGTCACAGCCGTCAAGATCTGCAGTGACGCTCAGGGCAGTGCCGAGCGTCTGGGGGTGGACCTGGCCAACTTGCTCCTGAGCAAAGGAGCCAAGGAGATCCTGACCGTGGCCAGACAGCTCAATGATGCCAGATAA
- the LOC133404699 gene encoding porphobilinogen deaminase-like isoform X3, with protein sequence MFSPCWRGFSPGTSVSSHVPKTRMIGEKSLFTKELETALEKNMVDLVVHSLKDLPTTLPPGFTIAAVLKRENPHDAVVLHPKNVGKTLAMLPDKSVIGTSSLRRAAQLKRRFPHLEFKDIRGNLNTRLKKLDEKEDFAAIILAAAGLRRMGWENRISQILEPEDCMYAVGQGALAVEVRAKDTDILEMLSVLNDTDTVLRCISERAFLRHLEGGCSVPVAVHTEVKDSQLYLTGAVYSLDGSDFLKNTMQTSIAPREKCQQDVDEQVQRVGVTAVKICSDAQGSAERLGVDLANLLLSKGAKEILTVARQLNDAR encoded by the exons atgttctctccgtgctggcgcgggttttctccgggtacttcggtttcctcccatgtgccaaaaacacgcatg ATTGGGGAGAAGAGTTTGTTCACCAAAGAGTTGGAAACTGCTTTGGAGAAGAATAT GGTGGATCTGGTCGTCCATTCACTGAAGGACCTTCCCACCACGCTGCCTCCAGGATTCACAATCGCAGCTGTGCTCAA gagAGAGAACCCCCATGATGCTGTAGTACTACATCCGAAGAATGTAGGGAAAACGTTGGCGATGCTTCCAGACAAAAG TGTGATAGGCACCAGTTCACTGCGTCGTGCTGCTCAGTTGAAGAGAAGATTCCCCCACTTGGAGTTTAAAGATATC CGTGGAAACTTGAACACCAGACTGAAGAAACTGGACGAGAAGGAAGACTTTGCAGCCATCATCCTTGCTGCAGCAGGTCTAAGGAGAATGGGCTGGGAAAACCGAATCAGCCAG ATTCTGGAGCCAGAGGATTGCATGTATGCTGTTGGACAG GGCGCTCTGGCCGTGGAGGTTCGAGCCAAAGATACTGACATCCTGGAGATGTTGTCTGTGCTGAATGACACCGACACTGTACTGCGCTGCATATCCGAGAGAGCCTTCCTCAGGCACCTG GAGGGAGGGTGCAGCGTTCCCGTGGCTGTGCACACAGAGGTCAAAGACTCTCAG CTTTACTTGACAGGTGCCGTGTACAGCTTGGATGGTTCGGATTTTCTGAAGAACACCATGCAGACGAGCATCGCTCCTCGTGAGAAG TGCCAGCAGGACGTGGACGAGCAGGTCCAGCGTGTGGGGGTCACAGCCGTCAAGATCTGCAGTGACGCTCAGGGCAGTGCCGAGCGTCTGGGGGTGGACCTGGCCAACTTGCTCCTGAGCAAAGGAGCCAAGGAGATCCTGACCGTGGCCAGACAGCTCAATGATGCCAGATAA